The following DNA comes from Polynucleobacter necessarius.
GCCGGTAATCAAAGCAAGGATGATGAGTGGCTTCTATTGGATGTCATTCCACTATCGCTGGGCATCGAAACTATGGGTGGCTTGGTTGAAAAGATTATTCCTCGCAATACCCCAATCCCAGTTTCCAGGGCGCAGAACTTTACGACCTTTAAAGATGGTCAGACCGCATTAGCAATTCAGGTGGTGCAAGGTGAACGAGAACTTGCTCAAGACTGCCGCTCTCTAGGTAGATTTGAGCTGCGTGGTATTCCAACAATGGCTGCAGGTGCTGCGCGCATTCGTGTGACTTTCCAGGTGGATCCCGATGGACTTCTCTCTGTAAGTGCCATGGAGCAAGGCTCTGGTGTCAAAGCATCGATTGATATTAAACCTTCTTATGGCTTAACAGATGCGGAAATTACTCGCATGCTACAAGATGGCTTTGCCTCCGCAAAAGAGGATTTGCTTTCCAGATCTTTGCGTGAAGAAGAGGTTAATGCTCAGCGTTTACTAGATGCCGTACAGACCGCTCTCGATAGTGATCGTGCTCTTCTCAATACAGAAGAGCAGAAAGCTATTGATCAGGAGATGGCTACACTACAAAAGATTTTGAATGAAGAGACTGATGGTGAGGTTGTTCGTAAAGCGGTGGATCATGCCGCCAAAGCTACTGATGACTTCGCGCAAAAGCGCATGAACGCCAGCATTCAGAAAGCTTTATCCGGTAAGCATGTTGCTGAGATTTAACTCAATAAATACTAATAGAACGTCAATAGAAAAGAATCATGACTCAAATCGTTGTATTACCCCATAGTGAGTATTGTCCTGAAGGTGCGGTTGTTGAGGTTGCTCCAGGCACATCGATTTGTGAGGCGTTATTGGAGAATGACATTCCAATTGAACATGCCTGCGATATGGTGTGTGCCTGCAGTACCTGCCATGTGATTGTGAAGGAGGGTTATCAAAGCTTGAATCCTCCTGATGAAAATGAAGAAGATATGCTCGACCGCGCTTGGGGCCTTAACCCTCAGTCTCGTTTATCTTGCCAGGCCATTGTGGGTAAACAGGATTTGGTGATTGAAATCCCAAAGTATTCAATCAATCATGCCAAAGCAAAGCATTAACTAATTAAGGCAAATAAAGAGGAGTTAGTAATCGGCAAAATTAAAATGCGATTTATCTTTTTCTGCGCCAATCTCTTCATTAGTAATACCCTGTTTGCTTACCCGTTACAAGTAGCCCGCTTTGGTGACGAAGGTAGTCTGTATGTTGAGAGTTCCTCGATTGTTCGAATGGGGTCTTTCGTTCGAATGACTTACGTAATTAATTACTGGCAGCCTCAATCCTTCGGTTCCCATACTTATTTATCAAAAGCGACTACTGTGCGAGTAGATTGCAAGAATCGACGTGTATTTGCTCTATCAAACTCTTTTTACAGTCAGCAGGATATGGACGGTGATTTCCTGGGTAAATTTCCTCAAGACGACGTTGAAGGGCAATATGCTGAGCCCGGCAGTTTGGTCGCAAATATGGTGAAGATAGGTTGTAGCTTCGGCTAGCGCTCTAAAATAGAGCATTAAGCTCTTAAATCATGCAAGTATGAAAGCGCGTGGCTTGCAGAAGGATTAATATGAATTCGTAGTTCATTCTTTAGGTAGTGCCTCCAAACAATCTTGTAAGCCATCCTTCGGGGTGGCTTTTCTTTTGCCTATTTATAAATAGTATGTTAAATTACATAATGTAAATAAACAGAATGTATATGGCTACAAAAGAACAAAAAATCGACCTTAAAAGCATGAAGAGTGCGGCAGATGCTGCCTGTCTCCTGATGAAGGTTCTCAATCATCGCGATCGATTGATGTTGCTTTGTGAAATCAGTCAAGGCGAGAAGTGCGTGGGCCAGTTGGAAGAGATATTGGATCTTCATCAGCCAATGCTCTCACAGCACCTGACCAGATTAAGGGTGGCAAAGTTAGTAAACACTCGCAGAGAAGGCAAACAGATTTTTTATTCACTAGGAAGTGAATCAGCATTGGCAGTTATCGAAGTTTTGTACCAGCAGTTTTCTAAGAAATAACCTAAAGGCGAATCAAATGAAATGTAACGTCGGTAGTATTGATCGCGTTCTACGCATCGCTGTGGGTTTGGTGTTGGTTGGCTTGGCAGCTAGTGGTGTGATTGGTGTTGGGGGTTGGGTCGGTGTTGTGCCCCTGGCAACCGGCTTGTTTAGATTCTACCCCTTTTACCCGGTTCTTGGCATTAATTCATGCGGCACTGATTCTGACTGTACCGGTGGCGGTTGCTGTAAGTAACAAGTTATTTAACTAAGGAAACTCAAATGCCAAAAGATTACAAGCAAATCACAAGAGATATCTCAGGTTCATTAGCGAAATTAAGGGCTGATGCCCCGGAGGTGATGCAGGGCTTTAGCGACTGAGCAGCTGCAGCCACTAAAGATGGTGTGCTAGATAAGAAAACTAAAGAGTTAATTTCTTTTGCTTTGGGTGTGGCCGCTTGTTGTGATGGTTGCCCGGGTTCTCATACGCAAGCCTTAGTTAAACTTGGCGCCACCAGGCAGGAGGTAGTAGAAACGCTTGGCATGGCTACTTATATGGGTGGCGGCCCATCGTTAATGTATGCAGCAGATGCTTTAAGTGCATTTGAACAGGCACAGGCCTAAACAAAGTTATTGCAGCAAAAGAAAAAGCCTCGCATTGCGAGGCTTTTTTACATCAGCGATACATCTTTACTGCGCTAGCGCTTCACGAATCATGCCTGCGGCAACCGTATGATTTGTGGCTTCATCAATTAAGATGAAAGCGCCCGTGCGCTGTGATTGGTCAAACAAGTCTGCAACGATTGGCTTTTGCAAGATGAAATTAACGCGACCAATTTCGTTGGTGGATAGCGTATGCACATCGCTTGCTTGTGATAGTGTTTGCACATCCAAGACTCGTTGAATATTCTTCACCTTTGCGCCAACGGTATTGGTGGTGTGACGTAAAGCGTACTTCCGACTCAATGAGAGTGGCTCGCTGTCTAACCAGCATAAATCGGCAGATAATTGTTTGCTCAGGACTGGCGGTTTACTGTCTTCAGTGCTAATAAATAGAGAGCCGCGTGAAACATCGATGTCCTCAGATAGCTGAATGGCAACAGCTTGACCTGTCTCGGCTGAACCAACCGCATTGCTGTCGTTGGTTTGTTTTCGGTTGGAGCGGTTGCCTAGATAGATTTCTGCAACTGTAGCTTCAGAGCCCCCTGGCAATACCTGGATTTTTTGTCCTTGACGAATACTGCCAGACTCGATTTCGCCAAGGTAGCCACGGAAGTCATCGGAAACGCTGCCATCTTGACGAGCCACATATTGCACTGGGAAGCGAAGTGCTAACTTTTCAGACTGAGGGCTGGTATTCAAGCTGTCTAGCCACTGCAAGAGGGTAGGCCCTTTATACCAAGGTGTATCTGTACTGGCAGTAACGACATTGGCGCCAAGCAATGCGGAGATTG
Coding sequences within:
- a CDS encoding sulfate adenylyltransferase subunit 1, coding for MTTNQNQNVVRFITAGSVDDGKSTLIGRLLYDTKSILVDKLESLSKTKHARVTSSDAGVDLAILTDGLEAEREQGITIDVAYRYFSTPKRKFIVADAPGHEQYTRNLVTGASQSDVAVILVDATRVDLNATPETLLAQTKRHAAIVHLLGLRHVVFAINKMDIYEFDEKVFNAIKTSIEDLTQKIGLPKPTLIPISALLGANVVTASTDTPWYKGPTLLQWLDSLNTSPQSEKLALRFPVQYVARQDGSVSDDFRGYLGEIESGSIRQGQKIQVLPGGSEATVAEIYLGNRSNRKQTNDSNAVGSAETGQAVAIQLSEDIDVSRGSLFISTEDSKPPVLSKQLSADLCWLDSEPLSLSRKYALRHTTNTVGAKVKNIQRVLDVQTLSQASDVHTLSTNEIGRVNFILQKPIVADLFDQSQRTGAFILIDEATNHTVAAGMIREALAQ
- a CDS encoding surface-adhesin E family protein, whose protein sequence is MRFIFFCANLFISNTLFAYPLQVARFGDEGSLYVESSSIVRMGSFVRMTYVINYWQPQSFGSHTYLSKATTVRVDCKNRRVFALSNSFYSQQDMDGDFLGKFPQDDVEGQYAEPGSLVANMVKIGCSFG
- a CDS encoding DUF2892 domain-containing protein; its protein translation is MKCNVGSIDRVLRIAVGLVLVGLAASGVIGVGGWVGVVPLATGLFRFYPFYPVLGINSCGTDSDCTGGGCCK
- a CDS encoding ArsR/SmtB family transcription factor yields the protein MATKEQKIDLKSMKSAADAACLLMKVLNHRDRLMLLCEISQGEKCVGQLEEILDLHQPMLSQHLTRLRVAKLVNTRREGKQIFYSLGSESALAVIEVLYQQFSKK
- the fdx gene encoding ISC system 2Fe-2S type ferredoxin, with translation MTQIVVLPHSEYCPEGAVVEVAPGTSICEALLENDIPIEHACDMVCACSTCHVIVKEGYQSLNPPDENEEDMLDRAWGLNPQSRLSCQAIVGKQDLVIEIPKYSINHAKAKH